CAAGGTGCTGTGGGCGTCCACCGGTCCGGTCCGGCGCAGGCTGGCCACGGAGCTGACCGGAAACCTGCCGCTGCCTGAAGGCTTCGGCGATCCGCGCGTGTTCGCTCCGGGCATGCTGGTCATCGCCGGACCCCGGCACGACCGTGGGCGTGACGAGCACGACCCGCGCATGCAGGCCTTGGCCGACGCGCTGGAGCATGCCGAGGGGCTGGACGGATTCCCGCTTATCGCCGTGGTGGACGACAGCGCCTTCACCGCCGCCGACTGGGACAACTATCTCTGGGTGGTCTTCACCCGTTCCGACCCCGCCACGGACATGTATGGCGTGCGGTCCTTCACCCACTGCAAGCATTGGGGCACGCGCGGGCCGCTGGTTATCGACGCCCGCCTCAAGACCTACCATGCCCCGGCCCTCGAACCGGACCCTGAGGTCGAGCGGCGTGTGGACGCCCTCGGCGCTCCCGGCGGGCCACTCCACGGCATCATTTAGGCACGCTCAAAAGGGCCGTCGCGTACTGCGGCGGCCCTTTTCTTTGGCGCTTTTTCGGGAACGGATCAGGGCGCTGGCGTGCGCATGGCGGGTGTCCACATCCGCGTGGAGTCTTTCGTCCAGCGTGCGGCGTTGGCGTGAATCCACATGATGGTTCGGGCGAAGTCGTCGGGGAAGCGTTCGCGTTCCGCACCGCACAGGGCGTGGCGCATGTCGCGGTCGGCGAGGTGCCGGGCTAGGGCGGTGCGCTTTGCGTCATCGTTCAGCAGATCGACAGCGATGGACGTGTACTGCTCCGGCGTGCGCGCGACGAGGCTGTCCGGCAGACCCGCCGCCGCGAGGGCGCGGGCGTCGGTGCGCTCGTGGGGCTGCGGTCCGAGCATGGCCACGGCGGGCACTGCGGCGAGGAGCGCGTCCGCCGTGGAGTTGCTCCCGCCGAAGGGGAATGCACATAGAAGCAGATCGCACGCCGCGAGTTGGTGCAGGTAGTCCGCGTAGGGCATGGCGGCATGCACGTGCGCCGTGGGCAGGACGCGGCGGATTTCCGAGGCGATGTGGTACAGCCGCGCCCCGGTTTCGGCGGGGAAGAAGTGGACGTCCACCGGGCGGGCGCAGCGCGTGGCGATGTCGGCGCAGACGCGCAGAAAGGGGAGATTGAGCTTCATGGTCCGCGCGTTGACGGCCACTGTGGAGCGTGAGCGATTGGCGTGCGGCGGGGCCGGAAGGTCGGGCAGGGCCGCGTGGACGGCCCACGGCATGCCCGGAGCATCCAGCACCGCGATTTTTTCGCTAAGCGGTGTGCCTTCAAGGGCGATGGATGAGCCGAGAATCATCCAGTCCGCGCAGGCGGCGCAACTCGTCGCCGGGTGCCCGGGGGTGACCACCTGCGCCGGAGCGATGCGCAGATTGGCCAGAAGTGACGTCCACGTGCGCATGCCGAGGCTCGGGAACCAGAGCACGTCCGGGCACAGCGCGTCCGCCGTGGCGACGGTGGCCGGAAAGTCGTTCGGGTTTGGCGATACCGTGTGTACCGCGTCGAACAGTTCCGCCGTGCGCTCGGCCACGGGCGCGACCAGAAGCCCCTCCACCCGGAAGCGTTCGCGAAGCTGGCGGATGGCGGGTGCGTAGCAGCGGAACATGGCGTGGTCCGGCGGCATGACCTCCACGGCGACGAGAACGAGGGGCTTCTCGCGGGTGGGGCGCGGTGGCGCGGCGGTTGGTGGCGCGCCCACGCGTTCGGCCAGCCCCCGCGCGGCGAGCCAGCGGCGCAGCAGGCCGTTCAGGTGTGGCTTCACGGCGTGGCGGCGGGGATTCGTGGCGTAACTGCACAGCATCATGGCGCTGCGTGCGAGGTCGAGCATCCAGTCCGGCGGGGTGATTCTGTCGAAGAGACGGCCGAGTTGCGTCAGTCCCTCGCGCCGGGAATGGGCCGGGTCGCTTGCCACCACTCGCGACGAGAGTAGGGCGAGACAGGTGCCCAGCGCCTCCACGGGCGCGGCCTCGAACACGGCGGGAAAGTTTACGCCTGTTCGCGAACCGGCGGTCAGCGCGGCGAGGAAGAGGCGCAGGCCGCCCTGTGCGCCATTGGCGGCGCTGCCGATGCGCTCCGCATCCACCATGCCGCTGCGGGCGAGGAGTGGCTGTGTGGAGCCGAAGGCACTGATTGCGAAGAGCGCGTCGAGATTGCGCTTGCGCAGGGTCAGGCGGATGAAGCGCTTGTCATCGAGCTTGAATTGGGGGTCGCAGAGGAGCGCCTGCGCGGCCGAGGCGATGCGCGTGTAGGACTCCGTGGGCGGCCCGGTCGTTCCGCCTCCGCCGTGTTCGAAGGCGTCGAGAATGGCGGTGAGTGCGGCGAAGGCCTCGGCGTGTCTGCGGGCGTAGGCGAGGCTCTCGAATCTGCGGATGTCGATGCCAGCGCTCATGGCCTGTCGCCCGGTGGATGGGATTCGGCGATGGTTCGTTCGATGACCGCGCAGACCTCGGCAACGTCCGCGTCCGTCAGTGACGTGTGGTAGGGCAGGCCGAGAAGTGTGGGGCCGAGCGCGTCGGTGACCGGAAGCCGCGCCACGGCGTCCGGCCCGAGGAGACGGACGTGGCGGAAGGCGGGGTGCGCGGTCAGCGGGGGGCAGTACCAGCGGCGGGTCTGGATGCCGTGGCGGCCAAGCGCGGCGGCCATGTCGTCAGCCGCCATCGCGTGCAGGCGCATGACGAGGAGGCTGCGTCTGGGTGGCGTTCCGCCGCGCTGGAGGGACACCGCGCCCACGAGCGGCGCGAGGCGTTCGGCGTAGGCGATGCGCACGCGCTCCAGTTCGGCGAGGACGCCATCGATGCGTCCGGCCTGCGCGAGGCCGACGGCGGCGTGGAATTCGCTCATCTTGCAGTTCAGGCCGGGTTCGCTGACGAGGCCATGGGAAAAGCCGTGGTCGGCAAGGCGGCGTACGCGCTCGGCAAGGACGTCGTCCCGTGTGACGACAAGTCCGCCCTCGCCGATGCCGAAGGGCTTGGTGGCGTGCAGGCTGAAGGCGACGCAGACGTTGCGGCCCACGGCCTGCCACGGAAAGGCCCCCGCCGCGTCCATGATGACGGGTATCCCCGTGCGCTCGTAGAATTCGTCCCAGTCCTCTGCGGGCAGGGCGTGACCGTAGGCCGCCACGGGCATGACCAGCGCGATGTCCGCCGCGCGGACCGCGTCGAGCGCCATGTGCGTGGTGAGGGTCCAGCTTCCGGGCGAGATGTCCGCGAAGACGGGGACCAGCCCGCAACGCAGGGCCGCCGAGGCCATGGCCGGAAAGCCAAGCGCAGGCATGAGCACCTTCGCGCCGGGCGGGAGGCCGTGCGCCCGAAGCGCCAGTTCCAGCGCGGCTGAACCGGACGCCACCGGGACCGCATGCGGCGGCGCATTCGCGCCCTGCGTGGCGGGGATGAGAGCCGCCGCCACCTGCGTGAAGGCCTGCGCCAGCGGGCCGGAATTGGCGTAGCGGCGCGTTTTGTCGATGCGTTCAAGCAGGGGCGTCAGTGCGTTGGCCTTCGGGAGGTCCGGCACGAGGACGTGGATGGCGTGGGACTCGTCCGTCATGCGGGTTTCGGCTCCTGCAGGTGGCGGATGAGTGCGGTGGCGATTTCCCGGCAGGTCGCGTCGAGGGACGTTTCGTGGCGCAGGTACCCGGCCTGCATGATTCTGCGGGAGTCGAGCAGCACTCCCGGCGGGGCGGGGCCGTCGTCCTCGTCGATGACGCATTCGCGTCCGGTTACGTCACGCACTGCTTCGCACACGGCCTGTGCCGCCTGCGCGAGGCTGACGCGGGGACCGGCGGCATGCAGGAGCCGATCCTCGGGGGGCGATTCGCATAGCCGTACGATGCAGCGCGCGAGGTCCCGGACGTGGAGCGTGTCGATGCTGGCCGTGGGATGGATGCACATGCGCCCGGCGCGCAGGGCATAGCCCGCCATCCGCGTGAGCACCCCTCGGCCCTCGCCCGATGGCGATACGCCGGAAAGCCCCGTGGAGCGGATGATCACGTGCCGCAGGCCACTGGCGGAAACGACACCTTCCGCCGCGAGCTTCGATTCCCCGTAGGCGTCCTGCGGGTCCGGGCGGGCCGTTTCGTCGAGGGGAGTGGGATCGGGCTGTGGGCGAAAGACGGAGCGCGTGGATATGTGCACCACGAATGGGTCGCCCGTCAGCGCGGCGAGAAGATTTGCCGTTCCCTCCGCATTGACGCGCATGAGGTCCGCGTGGCGATGGCGCAGGGCCGCCGCGGCGTGGACAACGGCGTCTGCGCGGATACTTTGCGCGGTGAGGTTTTCGAGCCTGTTGGGCAGGACGTCCACATTCCAACCCCCCGCAGCGAACTGTGCGGCGAGGCAGGAGCCGAGATAGCCGGTGTGACCGGTTACGAGGACCGTGGCCATTGCTGTTCCCTATTGAGTCGTTCGAGGTCGTCGCGGGTGAAGATGGTGTCCGTCATGAGGCGGCAACTGATGATTCCGTCCTGGAAGTGCAGCAGCTCCGCGATGTCGTCCCCGTCCACGAAGTGTCCGTAGAGGGCCTCCACCTCGCGAAAGCCCATGGCTGCCCGCGTGGCGGTGATGCCCGTGAAGCGGGCGTTGAGTTCGAAGAAGGTGAAGACGTCAGGCCCGGTGCGGATGGCCTGCATGTTGAGCGGTCCGCGCAGGCCTCGGACGGCGAGTGCCTGGGCGACGTTGCAGGCTGCGCGTTCGAGCGCGTCGTTGCGGATGGTTTCGATGGTGACCGGCACCCCGGCGCACAGCGCGTTGCGGCTGGCGAACATGCCGAGGACGCCGCCGTCGCGCCCGATGAGAACCTGCACCGAGTATTCGTTGTCCTGCCGGGGGCCGTGGCCGTTCATGACGTGGCGGGGGGTGATGCATCCGGGTCTGCGGCCGCGTTCCTCGGGCCACAGGTATTCCTGCGCCACGATGTCCGCGTCGTCGGCGAAGGCCCGCGTTATGTCCTCGGGCGTGTACAGGATGCGCACCCCGCGCGAGGCGTTGCCGCAGGTCGGCTTCACGATGAGCGGCGGTCCGCATTCCGCCATCAGGGCGAGTGCGTCCTCTGGAGTGCATGCCGTGCGGGCGAAGCCGCCCGGTCCCTGTGGGAGCACTCGCGACGTGCGGGCCTTGTCGAGGCAGTCCCCGGCGGCCTCCACCGACGGA
The sequence above is drawn from the Desulfobaculum xiamenense genome and encodes:
- a CDS encoding DegT/DnrJ/EryC1/StrS family aminotransferase — translated: MTDESHAIHVLVPDLPKANALTPLLERIDKTRRYANSGPLAQAFTQVAAALIPATQGANAPPHAVPVASGSAALELALRAHGLPPGAKVLMPALGFPAMASAALRCGLVPVFADISPGSWTLTTHMALDAVRAADIALVMPVAAYGHALPAEDWDEFYERTGIPVIMDAAGAFPWQAVGRNVCVAFSLHATKPFGIGEGGLVVTRDDVLAERVRRLADHGFSHGLVSEPGLNCKMSEFHAAVGLAQAGRIDGVLAELERVRIAYAERLAPLVGAVSLQRGGTPPRRSLLVMRLHAMAADDMAAALGRHGIQTRRWYCPPLTAHPAFRHVRLLGPDAVARLPVTDALGPTLLGLPYHTSLTDADVAEVCAVIERTIAESHPPGDRP
- a CDS encoding NAD-dependent epimerase/dehydratase family protein, with translation MATVLVTGHTGYLGSCLAAQFAAGGWNVDVLPNRLENLTAQSIRADAVVHAAAALRHRHADLMRVNAEGTANLLAALTGDPFVVHISTRSVFRPQPDPTPLDETARPDPQDAYGESKLAAEGVVSASGLRHVIIRSTGLSGVSPSGEGRGVLTRMAGYALRAGRMCIHPTASIDTLHVRDLARCIVRLCESPPEDRLLHAAGPRVSLAQAAQAVCEAVRDVTGRECVIDEDDGPAPPGVLLDSRRIMQAGYLRHETSLDATCREIATALIRHLQEPKPA